The genomic interval GGACGGCGATAAATTGTGCTGACACGCTGCCATAAACCGCGCTCGAACATGCTATGATTCACCCATCACAAACACAAAGGAAGATGAATAATGTTAGGCGATTTCACATACTCCAACCCTACCCGGCTTTATTTCGGGAAAAACGCGCTTGACGGCCTCGCCAAAGAGCTGGCCAATTACGGCAAAAATATTCTCCTCACTTACGGCGGAGGAAGTATCAAGAAGAGCGGAATTTATGACTCAGTCGTCGCTGTCCTCAAGTCAGCAGGAAAGAACATCGTAGAACTCCCCGGCGTAATGGCAAATCCCACCTCCGAAAAGCTCATTGAAGGCGCGAAATTAGCCCGCGAGAATAATATTGACCTGATATTAGCTGTCGGGGGCGGCTCAGTCTGCGACTACTCAAAAGCCGTATCAGTGTCAGCATATTATGACGGAGACCCGTGGGAAAAATACTTCCTCAAGATGGAGGAGCCTTCCTGCAAAATTATCCCTGTCGGCTGTGTCTTGACGATGGTCGGCACAGGAAGCGAAATGAACGGCGGAAGCGTCATCACTAACCACGCTCAGAAGCTCAAGATCGGGCATGTTTTCGGGGACAATGTATTTCCGAAATTCTCAGTCCTCAACCCTGAGTACACGTTCACCGTTCCGCAGTATCAGATGGTAGCGGGATTCTACGATATTATGTGCCACATCTTAGAGCAGTATTTATCCGGCACAGACGATAACACATCAGATTACATTTCCGAGGGCCTCATGAAATCCCTCGTCAACAGCTCGCGAATCGCCGTCAAGAATCCCAAAGATTACGAGGCAAGAAGCAATATCATGTGGACAGCAACATGGGCATTAAACACGCTCATAGCAAAAGGAAAGTCTACGGACTGGGAAGTTCACATGATAGGGCAGGCAGTCGGGGCCTACACGAACGCAACGCACGGTATGACCCTCTCAGCCGTATCACTCGCGTATTACCGCCATATACTGAAGGACGGCCTGAAGAGATTCGCACGTTTTGCCGTAAATGTCTGGGACGTTAATCCCGACGGCAAATCAGACTCAGAACTCGCAGAAGCCGGACTCAAAGCGTTAGAGTCGTGGATGAATGAGATCGGAGTCGTAATGCACCTCAAAGATTTAGGCGTTACCCCGGATATGTTCGAGGGAATAGCGGATGCTACGTTCCTGCTTGAGGGCGGCTACAGGAAATTAACACGCGCTGAAGTAATCGACATCCTGAAGGAGAGCATGTAATGAGCCGGGTACTTGTGGCGTACTTTTCCGCGAGCGGTGTTACAGGGGCAGTCGCAAAGAAATTAGCGGAGGCTTCCGGGGCTGACCTGTACGAGATTCGCCCGGCAGTAAAATATACATCAGCCGATCTCAACTGGCAGGACTCAAACTCACGTTCAAGCATTGAGATGAGGGACAAAACCTCGCGCCCTGAGCTTGCCGACAGAGACGCAAAAATTTCCGGCCATGATGTTATATTCTTGGGCTTCCCTATTTGGTGGTACGTTGCCCCGACAATCATCAATACATTTCTTGAGGCTTACGACTTCAGCGGGAAGAAGATTATTCTTTTCGCGACATCGGGCGGTTCAGGATTCGGGAAAGCTGTTGACGGACTCAAAGCCAGCGCGCCGGGAGCGTCAATACAGGAAGGAAAATTATTCCGCTCGTCAGTATCAGTGAATGAGCTAAAGAAATGGGCGGAAACTTTCACCCGTCAGCAGTAAAAATTCTTTCTCCCTTGTGAAACGCAGGGGAGAATTTTTTTGCCACCTCTGCGATATAATTACCGTCATATTTTCCCGGAAGGAGCGTAAAACATGAAGAAGATATTTTTTGCGTCATTCATTGCCGTATTAATGGCCTCATGCGTATTTGCCAGCGTGATTATGACGGCGCGTGTAGGTTTCCTCACGAGGCTGAACACATCGGAGGAAGAATTTTCGCGCATAATACAGAACAGCGACAGGACAAAGGGCTGGAATCTCCTCTCGAATCGGCACGAGCTTTACGGCGTTAAGTTCTATGACTCTCTGAATCAAATGCTGATGGCACTGGACAAAAACGACATTGACGAGATCGCCCTGCCTGACGTTGTTGCGGACTATATCATCAGGAGTAATCCGGCGTATGAGATTTGCTGCATGGCTCAGACTGTCGCGCCCATGAGTCTGGCATTCGGCTTCAGTAAGGACAGCAAGACTCTGGCGTGGAAATTTGACCGCGCAATACGTGAAATGAATGAAGATTGGACACTCCCGGAAATTCAGGGGATGTATATCTACAATGACGGCAGGACAAAGCCCGTAACATTCGCGAAATTTGAGGACGCTGAGACAGTCCGGGCAGCTGTTACAGGAGACCTTCCCCCGATAGACTACATTGACGCTTCCGGGGATCCTTCGGGTTTCAACACGGCACTTCTTGCGGAAATCGGCCGCCGTCTGAAGGTGAATATTGAGCTTGTGAATATCGAGGCAGGCGCACGGAACACCGCGCTCATGTCGGGAAAGGTTGACGTTGTTTTCTGGTACGAAACCTCAAAGGGTGCTGAATGGACTCTTGACGCTCCTAAAGGTGTAATCCTTTCCGAGCCATATTACAGCTGGAACAAGTTTTACCACATCAGGAAGAAATAGCCCGCGCTAAATCTCTGTTGCAACGTTAATGCTGAGGCTCTTAATCCCGCGAATGTTCCTGAGAGCCTCGGCGAGTTTCTGTATATCCTGCGAGTTTCCTTTGGTGATGATACATTCGAGGCATGAAGAGTGACTCAGGTGGACATGAGTCGAGCATATAATCACGTCCCCCGAATCGTGCTGCGCCGCCG from Synergistaceae bacterium carries:
- a CDS encoding iron-containing alcohol dehydrogenase — its product is MLGDFTYSNPTRLYFGKNALDGLAKELANYGKNILLTYGGGSIKKSGIYDSVVAVLKSAGKNIVELPGVMANPTSEKLIEGAKLARENNIDLILAVGGGSVCDYSKAVSVSAYYDGDPWEKYFLKMEEPSCKIIPVGCVLTMVGTGSEMNGGSVITNHAQKLKIGHVFGDNVFPKFSVLNPEYTFTVPQYQMVAGFYDIMCHILEQYLSGTDDNTSDYISEGLMKSLVNSSRIAVKNPKDYEARSNIMWTATWALNTLIAKGKSTDWEVHMIGQAVGAYTNATHGMTLSAVSLAYYRHILKDGLKRFARFAVNVWDVNPDGKSDSELAEAGLKALESWMNEIGVVMHLKDLGVTPDMFEGIADATFLLEGGYRKLTRAEVIDILKESM
- a CDS encoding NAD(P)H-dependent oxidoreductase, producing the protein MSRVLVAYFSASGVTGAVAKKLAEASGADLYEIRPAVKYTSADLNWQDSNSRSSIEMRDKTSRPELADRDAKISGHDVIFLGFPIWWYVAPTIINTFLEAYDFSGKKIILFATSGGSGFGKAVDGLKASAPGASIQEGKLFRSSVSVNELKKWAETFTRQQ
- a CDS encoding transporter substrate-binding domain-containing protein, with protein sequence MKKIFFASFIAVLMASCVFASVIMTARVGFLTRLNTSEEEFSRIIQNSDRTKGWNLLSNRHELYGVKFYDSLNQMLMALDKNDIDEIALPDVVADYIIRSNPAYEICCMAQTVAPMSLAFGFSKDSKTLAWKFDRAIREMNEDWTLPEIQGMYIYNDGRTKPVTFAKFEDAETVRAAVTGDLPPIDYIDASGDPSGFNTALLAEIGRRLKVNIELVNIEAGARNTALMSGKVDVVFWYETSKGAEWTLDAPKGVILSEPYYSWNKFYHIRKK